The genomic interval ACTACAAGGGCCTGTCGCGTTCGCGGTTGTTTCTGGAGCGCCTGACCGAAGCCTTGCAGCCCGTGGGCTTCGACATCTACCAGATCGACCACGAAGACGCCAACGGCCAGTTCGAGATCAACTACACCTACAGCGACGCCATGGAGTCGGCCGACCGCTTCACGTTCTTCCGCATGGCGGCCGGCGAAATCGCCAACGACCTGGGGATGATCTGCTCGTTCATGCCCAAGCCCGACCCCAAGCGCGCGGGTAATGGCATGCACTTTCACCTGTCGCTGGCCAGCAGCACCAACAAGAATCTGTTCCATGACGCCAGCGACAGCAGCGGCATGGGCCTGTCGAAGCTGGCGTACCACTTCGCCGCTGGCCTGATGGCCCACGGCCCGGCGCTGTGTGCCTTCGCGGCGCCAACCGTCAACTCCTACAAACGCTTGGTGGTTGGCCGCTCGTTGTCCGGCTCGACCTGGGCCCCAGCCTTCGTTGCCTGGGGCGCCAACAACCGCTCGGCAATGGTCCGCATCCCCTACGGGCGCCTTGAGTTCCGCTTGCCGGATGCGGGCTGCAACCCGTACCTGGTCACTGCCGCGATCATCGCGGCTGGCCTGGATGGTATCGACCGCCAGCTCGACCCAGGCGAGATGTGCAACGAGAACCTCTACACCCTGAGCCTCGAAGAAATCGCTGCACGCGGTATCAAGACCCTGCCGCAATCGCTCAAGGAAGCCGCCGACGCGCTCGAGGCCGACCACCTGTTCCGCGAGGTGCTCGGCGCAGAGATCGTCGACGAGTTCATCAAGCTCAAGCGCATGGAGTGGGTGGAGTACTGCCGCCACGTTTCCGACTGGGAAATCCAGCGTTACACCGAGTTTTTCTGACCGCCCCCATCCCTTGGGCGGCCCTCAAAACAGCGGTCGCCCACTGCCTAGTAAGGAGCATCACCATGTGTGGAATCGTAGGTCTGTACCTGAAGAAGCCTGAGCTGGAAGCCCAGCTCGGCAAGCTCTTCGAACCCATGCTGCACGCCATGACCGACCGTGGCCCTGACAGCGCCGGCTTTGCCATCTACGGCGATGAAGTGGCGGACGGCTGGGTGAAACTGACGTTGCAGGCCCTTGATGGGGGCTATTTGTGGGCCAGCTTGATGGGGCAACTGGAAGGGCGCCTGGGCTGTTCGCTGGACTGGTTTCAGAACGCCAGCGCCGCCGTGCTCAAGGTGCACACCACAGAAGCTGCCGCCCGTGCTGCATTGGCCGAGCTGGCCCCTGAAGTGCGCATCATGAGCGCCGGGCAGAGCATCGAAATCCTTAAGGGCATGGGCCTGCCGGCTGAGATTTCCAGCCGCTTCGGCCTGGCCGGCATGAAGGGCAGCCACATCATCGGTCACACCCGCATGGCCACCGAAAGCGCGGTGACCCTGGAGGGCAGCCACCCGTTCTCCACGGGCGCCGACCTGTGCCTGGTGCACAACGGCTCGCTGTCCAACCACTTCCGCCTGCGCCAGGAACTCAAGCGTGAAGGCATTAGCTTCGAGACCGACAACGACACCGAAGTGGCTGCCGGCTACCTGACCTGGCGCCTGCAGCAGGGCGATACCTTGGCCAAGGCTTTGGACGGGGCTCTGCAAGACCTGGACGGGTTCTTCACCTTTGCCATTGGCACCCGCAACGGTTTTGCCGTGATTCGCGACCCGATCGCCTGCAAGCCAGCGGTGCTGGCCGAAACCGACGACTACGTGGCCATGGCCTCCGAATACCAGGCCCTGGCCAGCCTACCCGGTATTGAAAACGCCAAGGTCTGGGAGCCGGCGCCGGCCACCCTGTACGTCTGGGAGCGCGAAAGCGCCTGACCTGCCACCGAACCTCTGGAGAATCTTATGAAGACGATCGACCTTTCCAGCACTTCGGTGCGTGTCCTTAACCAATCCCTGCACGGTGAGGTGCAAGACCGTGAGTGGCGCGTGACGCGCCCCGACGGCAAACACAACCTGGCTGTCGGCATCAACGAAGACGTTTCGGTAGAGATCGATGGCCATGCCGGCTACTACTGCGCCGGCATGAACCAGAAAGCCAACATTACGGTGCACGGCAATGTGGGCGTGGGGGTGGCGGAAAACATGATGTCCGGCTCGGTGCGGGTCAAGGGCAGTGCCTCTCAGGCCGCCGGTGCAACCGCCCACGGTGGGTTGCTGGTGATCGAGGGCGACGCCGGTGCCCGTTGCGGTATTTCCATGAAGGGCGTCGACATCGTGGTCGGCGGCAGCATTGGCCACATGAGCTGCTTCATGGGCCAGGCCGGGCGTTTGGTGGTGTGCGGCGACGCCGGCGATGCGCTGGGAGACTCGCTGTACGAGGTGCGCATCTACGTCAAGGGCACGGTCCAGTCGCTGGGTTCGGACTGTATCGAGAAAGAGATGCGCGCCGAGCACCTGCAAGAGCTTCAAACGCTGCTGAACGACGCGGGCCTCGACCATAAAGCCGCCGATTTCAAACGGTATGGCTCGGCCCGTCAGCTGTACAACTTCAAAGTCGACAACGCCTCCGCGTACTGATCCAGGAGCAACCCCATGAGCGAGCAATTCCCCCCGGTACT from Pseudomonas kermanshahensis carries:
- a CDS encoding class II glutamine amidotransferase, translated to MCGIVGLYLKKPELEAQLGKLFEPMLHAMTDRGPDSAGFAIYGDEVADGWVKLTLQALDGGYLWASLMGQLEGRLGCSLDWFQNASAAVLKVHTTEAAARAALAELAPEVRIMSAGQSIEILKGMGLPAEISSRFGLAGMKGSHIIGHTRMATESAVTLEGSHPFSTGADLCLVHNGSLSNHFRLRQELKREGISFETDNDTEVAAGYLTWRLQQGDTLAKALDGALQDLDGFFTFAIGTRNGFAVIRDPIACKPAVLAETDDYVAMASEYQALASLPGIENAKVWEPAPATLYVWERESA
- a CDS encoding protein glxC gives rise to the protein MKTIDLSSTSVRVLNQSLHGEVQDREWRVTRPDGKHNLAVGINEDVSVEIDGHAGYYCAGMNQKANITVHGNVGVGVAENMMSGSVRVKGSASQAAGATAHGGLLVIEGDAGARCGISMKGVDIVVGGSIGHMSCFMGQAGRLVVCGDAGDALGDSLYEVRIYVKGTVQSLGSDCIEKEMRAEHLQELQTLLNDAGLDHKAADFKRYGSARQLYNFKVDNASAY
- the glnT gene encoding type III glutamate--ammonia ligase; translated protein: MLPAETQRTLDQHGIKYVLAQFVDIHGSAKTKSVPVSGLKMVAEEGAGFAGFAICGMGMEPHGPDFMARGDLATLIPVPWQPGYGRVVCVGHVNGQPWPYDSRYVLQQQVQRLADKGWTLNTGLEPEFSLFRRDEGGKLQLVDASDNLDKPCYDYKGLSRSRLFLERLTEALQPVGFDIYQIDHEDANGQFEINYTYSDAMESADRFTFFRMAAGEIANDLGMICSFMPKPDPKRAGNGMHFHLSLASSTNKNLFHDASDSSGMGLSKLAYHFAAGLMAHGPALCAFAAPTVNSYKRLVVGRSLSGSTWAPAFVAWGANNRSAMVRIPYGRLEFRLPDAGCNPYLVTAAIIAAGLDGIDRQLDPGEMCNENLYTLSLEEIAARGIKTLPQSLKEAADALEADHLFREVLGAEIVDEFIKLKRMEWVEYCRHVSDWEIQRYTEFF